In one window of Microtus pennsylvanicus isolate mMicPen1 chromosome 2, mMicPen1.hap1, whole genome shotgun sequence DNA:
- the Cpne1 gene encoding copine-1 isoform X1 translates to MAVVIRLQGLPIVAGTMDIRHFFSGLTIPDGGVHIVGGELGEAFIVFATDEDARLGMMRTGGTIKGSKVTLLLSSKTEMQNMIELSRRRFETANLDIPPANASRSGPPPSSGMSSRVNLPATAPNFNNPSPSVVTATTSVHESSKNIQTFSTASVGTAPPSMGTSFGSPTFSSTIPSTASPMNTVPPPPIPPIPAMPSLPPLPSIPPIPVPPPVPTLPPVPPVPPIPPVPSVPPINPLPPMSGMPPLNPPPVAPLPAGMNGSGAPMSLNNNLNPVFLGPLNPVNPIQMNSQSNVKSLPINPDDLYVSVHGMPFSAMENDVREFFHGLRVDAVHLLKDHVGRNNGNGLVKFLSPQDTFEALKRNRMLMIQRYVEVSPATERQWVAAGGHITFKQSMGSSGQAHPPPQTLPRSKSPSGQKRSRSRSPHEAGFCVYLKGLPFEAENKHVIDFFKKLDIVEDSIYIAYGPNGKATGEGFVEFRNDADYKAALCRHKQYMGNRFIQVHPITKKGMLEKIDMIRKRLQNFSYDQREIVLNPEGDVSSAKVCAHITNIPFSITKMDVLQFLEGIPVDENAVHVLVDNNGQGLGQALVQFKTEDDARKSEHLHRKKLNGREAFVHIVTLEDMREIEKNPPAQGKKGLKIPVPGNPAVPVMPSTGMPAAGIPTAGIPGAGIPGAGMPGAGMPNAGMPTAGMPGAGMPSAGIPGAGIPGAGIPGAGIPGAGIPGPAMPGPAIPGPAIPGPAMPGPAMPGPAIPGPAMPGAAIPGPAMPGAGIPTAGGEEHVFLTVGSKEANNGPPFNFPGNFGGPNAFGPPLPPPGLGGAFGDVRPVMPSVGNSGLPGLGLEVPGFGGAPNNLSGPSGFGGIPQNFGNGPGSLSAPPGFGSGPPGLGNVPGHLSGPPAFGPGPGPGPIHIGGPPGFAASSGKPGPTIIKVQNMPFTVSIDEILDFFYGYQVIPGSVCLKYNEKGMPTGEAMVAFESRDEATAAVIDLNDRPIGSRKVKLVLG, encoded by the coding sequence GGCTGTGGTCATCCGCTTGCAAGGTCTCCCAATTGTGGCGGGGACCATGGACATTCGCCACTTCTTCTCTGGATTGACCATCCCTGATGGGGGCGTGCATATTGTAGGGGGTGAACTGGGTGAGGCTTTCATCGTTTTTGCCACTGATGAAGATGCAAGGCTTGGTATGATGCGCACAGGTGGTACAATTAAAGGGTCAAAAGTAACACTGTTATTGAGTAGTAAAACAGAAATGCAGAATATGATTGAACTGAGTCGTAGGCGTTTTGAAACTGCCAACTTAGATATACCACCAGCAAATGCTAGTAGATCAGGACCACCACCTAGCTCAGGGATGAGCAGCAGGGTAAACTTGCCAGCAACAGCACCCAACTTTAATAATCCTTCGCCAAGTGTAGTTACTGCTACCACTTCTGTTCATGAGAGCAGCAAAAACATACAGACATTTTCCACAGCCAGCGTAGGAACTGCTCCTCCAAGTATGGGGACTTCGTTTGGGAGTCCAACATTCAGCTCAACCATTCCGAGTACAGCTTCTCCAATGAACACGGTCCCACCACCACCAATTCCTCCAATTCCAGCGATGCCATCTTTGCCACCGCTGCCATCCATTCCCCCAATACCAGTTCCTCCTCCAGTACCAACATTGCCTCCTGTGCCTCCtgtgcctcccattcccccaGTCCCTTCGGTGCCACCTATTAACCCATTGCCACCCATGTCAGGCATGCCACCCTTGAATCCACCACCTGTGGCACCTCTACCTGCTGGAATGAATGGCTCTGGAGCACCTATGAGTCTGAACAATAATCTGAACCCTGTGTTTCTGGGTCCATTAAATCCTGTTAACCCTATCCAGATGAACTCTCAAAGCAACGTGAAGTCACTTCCCATCAACCCTGATgatctgtatgtgagtgtgcatggaATGCCCTTTTCTGCAATGGAAAATGATGTCAGAGAGTTTTTCCACGGGCTTCGAGTTGATGCAGTACATTTGTTAAAAGATCACGTAGGTCGAAATAATGGGAATGGATTGGTTAAGTTTCTCTCACCTCAAGATACATTTGAAGCTTTGAAACGGAACAGAATGCTGATGATTCAACGCTATGTGGAAGTCAGTCCTGCCACAGAGAGACAGTGGGTAGCTGCTGGAGGTCATATCACTTTTAAACAAAGTATGGGGTCTTCTGGACAAGCCCATCCCCCTCCACAGACACTTCCAAGGTCAAAATCGCCCAGTGGGCAGAAAAGGTCACGGTCAAGATCACCACACGAGGCTGGTTTTTGTGTTTACTTAAAAGGGCTACCTTTTGAAGCCGAAAACAAacatgtcattgatttttttaagaagtTGGATATTGTGGAAGATAGTATTTATATAGCTTATGGACCCAATGGGAAAGCAACTGGTGAAGGCTTTGTAGAATTCAGGAATGATGCTGACTATAAGGCTGCACTGTGCCGTCATAAACAATACATGGGCAATCGCTTTATCCAAGTTCATCCAATTACTAAGAAAGGTATGCTAGAAAAGATAGATATGATCCGAAAACGACTTCAGAACTTCAGCTATGACCAGAGGGAAATAGTGTTAAATCCAGAGGGGGATGTCAGTTCTGCCAAAGTCTGTGCCCATATAACAAACATTCCATTCAGCATTACCAAGATGGACGTTCTTCAGTTCCTAGAAGGAATCCCAGTGGATGAGAATGCTGTACATGTTCTTGTTGATAATAATGGGCAAGGTCTAGGGCAAGCACTGGTTCAGTTTAAAACTGAAGATGATGCTCGTAAATCTGAACACTTACACCGTAAAAAGCTGAATGGGAGAGAAGCTTTTGTTCATATAGTTACCCTAGAAGATATGCGAGAGATTGAGAAAAATCCCCCAGCCCAAGGAAAAAAGGGCTTAAAGATTCCTGTTCCAGGTAATCCTGCAGTACCAGTGATGCCTAGTACAGGGATGCCTGCTGCTGGAATTCCCACTGCTGGAATACCCGGTGCTGGGATACCTGGTGCTGGAATGCCAGGTGCTGGAATGCCTAATGCGGGTATGCCCACTGCTGGAATGCCTGGTGCTGGGATGCCCAGCGCTGGAATACCCGGTGCTGGAATACCTGGTGCCGGAATACCTGGTGCTGGAATACCTGGTGCCGGAATACCTGGTCCCGCAATGCCCGGTCCAGCAATACCCGGACCAGCAATACCCGGTCCCGCAATGCCTGGTCCTGCAATGCCTGGTCCCGCAATACCCGGTCCCGCAATGCCTGGTGCCGCAATACCTGGTCCTGCTATGCCCGGTGCTGGCATTCCCACTGCAGGAGGAGAAGAGCATGTCTTCTTGACTGTAGGATCGAAGGAGGCCAATAATGGGCCGCCATTTAACTTCCCTGGTAATTTTGGTGGGCCGAATGCCTTTGGACCACCACTTCCCCCTCCAGGATTAGGAGGTGCCTTTGGTGATGTTAGGCCTGTTATGCCTTCAGTTGGAAACAGTGGTTTGCCTGGCCTAGGACTGGAAGTTCCAGGTTTTGGAGGTGCACCAAATAATTTAAGTGGGCCGTCAGGATTTGGGGGGATCCCTCAGAATTTTGGAAATGGCCCTGGTAGTTTAAGTGCTCCTCCTGGTTTTGGAAGTGGACCCCCTGGTCTTGGAAACGTTCCTGGGCATTTGAGCGGGCCTCCAGCATttgggcctgggcctgggcctggccCAATACATATCGGGGGTCCCCCTGGCTTTGCAGCTAGCTCTGGAAAACCAGGACCTACAATAATTAAGGTGCAGAACATGCCCTTTACTGTATCTATTGATgaaattttagatttcttttatggTTATCAGGTAATCCCAGGTTCAGTATgtttaaaatacaatgaaaaaggTATGCCTACAGGTGAAGCCATGGTGGCCTTTGAATCGCGGGATGAAGCCACTGCTGCCGTCATTGACTTAAATGATAGGCCTATAGGTTCGAGAAAGGTAAAGCTTGTTTTAGGGTAG